In Thermoproteales archaeon, the genomic window AAGCCGAAATCTTGCTGATATTTTCTCGCTAAGTCTCTTGTAAGTCTAATATGGGGATCCTGATCCGCTCCTACCGGCACAACTGTTGGTTTGGGTCCTCCAAAATCCTCGAGCTGTGGCATTAGTATATCTCCAGCCTGGACAAGAGCTGAAAAATATAATCCAAACGGCTTTTCACCATATATTGCCTCCATCATGTTATACGTGACTCCTCTCGAAAATATGAAAGCCAGCCTAAGAACCCGAATCTCTTCTGATTGCTTATACACGTAGACTCTTTTAGGGTCCAAGCCGAGAGCTAGCAAATCCATGACGTTACTTACAGCGATTTTATAGCTTTCGCTTAGAGGAATCTTGTTATCAGCATAAGCTTCTAAGTCTGCAATTGCATAAAAGGCCATCGCTTTAGGAGATAGTTTCTGGAAGAAAATAAGCTCCTCAGCTGTGAGCTTAGAACCCAAATGAAAATCTCCAGAAGGTTTTATTCCCGACATTACGGCATACTCTTTGCCCTTTTTTATAGCGTCTAGGATTATTTCAACATCTCTATGTCCGAAGATTATTCCACGCCTGAGCAGCCGATGGGCTTGAGGAAAAATATCCACGAGCGGCTTAATCGATTTAATTCCAAATTCCTCCATCAGCCTGTTATAATCCTTAACGAACGATACTCCCCATGGATCTAGTCTCATCTCTTCCTCATTTTTCTCCCTAGACATGATATTCACCTATAAACTAGAGAAATATTTTATTTGAATGATATATTCTTTGCTTAAACCTTTACTTATCTAGGTTTTTCTGATAGCTTCTGTTTTTTCTTTAAAAGCTGCTCTATCAATTTTTTAATGATAATTTTATGTTCCACTCTATCATCCTTAATAAATGACAACGTTATAAAAAACTATCTAAACAATTCTTCAAGGAAATTTTTTAACTCTTCCTCTTTTGGCCCCTTAATGATCGCTATTCGCCCTTGAGGAGTTAACATTATAATACTATCTTTGAACTTAGCGCGTATCAATACTCCCTCTATATTAACTAAAACCTCAGATTTTTCCAGTATTTTCTTGACCGCTTCATTTATCGTTTCCCGTCTAAGCTCTATAGTATAGCTTCTCGTAGACGCACACGTCATCTTTACAGTTCTAACATATTTCTCTGATATACCCAACCTTTACACCACTAATTTTATTACGCAATTTTTCATATATTCGTTTAGTGGTTGTAATGCTTCTAAACACTAGCAAAATAAGAGAGGATTTTCCTATTTTCAAAAGAAAAATAAACGACTATCCCCTCATCTACTTTGATAACGCTGCAACTTCTCAGAAACCTATCCAAGTGATAAATGCTATAAAGGAATTCTATGAAACTCATAACGCTAACATCCATAGAGGAATACATACTCTTAGTCAAGAAGCATCTGATTTCTACGATAACGCGAGAAGAAAAACTGCTAAGCTTATAAACGCTAAAGAGGAAGAAATCATATTTGTTAGAAATACGACCGAAGCTATAAATTTCGTAGCCTATACTTGGGCGCTGAAAAATATAGGTAAAAACGATGAAATAATTATAACGCGAATGGAACATCACAGTAATATTTTACCCTGGAGAATGGTTACAATAGCTAAAAAAGCAAAGCTAAAAATTGTGAATATACTTAGCGACGGCACGCTAGATTATGATCATTTCAATTCATTAATTTCTAAATCAACGAAGTTGGTAGCTATAACGCATGTTTCCAACGTTCTTGGCACAATAAACGACATAGAATACATCATTAAAAGGGCGCATGAGTTTGGAGCCAAAGTATTGATTGATGGAGCACAGAGCGTGCCACATCTTCCTATAGACGTTAAAAGAATTAACATGGACTTCCTAGCTTTTAGTGGTCATAAAATGCTTGGCCCGACAGGCATAGGAGTTCTTTATGTTAAAAAGGATATAGAGGAAGAACTCGATCCCTTCTTGTGTGGGGGAGGCGCGATAAGCGACGTATCGTGTAATATCTCCGGATGTAGCGTCGAATGGGCTCCAATACCTTTAAAATTTGAAGCTGGAACCCCCAATATTGCAGGTGCTGTCGGATTAGCGGCTGCGGTAAATTATCTGCTAAATATAGGAATAGATAACATAAAGGATCATGAACAAAAATTAACCAAGATTACCTTAGAGAGGCTTTCGGAAATTGA contains:
- the trpS gene encoding tryptophan--tRNA ligase, which codes for MSREKNEEEMRLDPWGVSFVKDYNRLMEEFGIKSIKPLVDIFPQAHRLLRRGIIFGHRDVEIILDAIKKGKEYAVMSGIKPSGDFHLGSKLTAEELIFFQKLSPKAMAFYAIADLEAYADNKIPLSESYKIAVSNVMDLLALGLDPKRVYVYKQSEEIRVLRLAFIFSRGVTYNMMEAIYGEKPFGLYFSALVQAGDILMPQLEDFGGPKPTVVPVGADQDPHIRLTRDLARKYQQDFGFVIPAATFHKLMRDLTGQLKMSKRNPMGMLVLTDPIDVTREKVMNAFTGGRATAEEQRRLGGEPEKCAIFYELLTVHFLEDDQRLEKIYWECKTGERLCGECKKEAWSIIKEWLIKHQEKREKMKDLAITLLEQHTLT
- a CDS encoding SufS family cysteine desulfurase, with translation MLLNTSKIREDFPIFKRKINDYPLIYFDNAATSQKPIQVINAIKEFYETHNANIHRGIHTLSQEASDFYDNARRKTAKLINAKEEEIIFVRNTTEAINFVAYTWALKNIGKNDEIIITRMEHHSNILPWRMVTIAKKAKLKIVNILSDGTLDYDHFNSLISKSTKLVAITHVSNVLGTINDIEYIIKRAHEFGAKVLIDGAQSVPHLPIDVKRINMDFLAFSGHKMLGPTGIGVLYVKKDIEEELDPFLCGGGAISDVSCNISGCSVEWAPIPLKFEAGTPNIAGAVGLAAAVNYLLNIGIDNIKDHEQKLTKITLERLSEIDKIKLYGARKAGIRSGIVTFNVIGLYPHEVAAFLDHYGIAVRSGHHCALPLHKTLGADNGTVRASFYLYNTIEEVEFFIDKIKDLCSRFD